From the Clostridium putrefaciens genome, one window contains:
- the topA gene encoding type I DNA topoisomerase, translating into MGQNLVIVESPAKAKTIGKYLGKNYIVEASMGHVRDLPKSQLGVDIENNYDPKYITIRGKGELLDKLRKLAKKSDKVYLATDPDREGEAISWHLATALKIDKKDKCRIEFNEITKTAVKNSIKNSRTIDEDLVDAQQARRVLDRLVGYEISPILWRNVKWGLSAGRVQSAALHLICDREAEIEKFIPKEYWSIECSILKEKIKFPIKLTGYNNKKIEIKDEQEANNIIEDIKSNDFKVEKIKKSLKNKNPLPPFTTSTLQQEAYKKINFATKKTMSVAQQLYEGVEIKGYGTIGLITYMRTDSVRISEEAQGYAMEFIESTYGKDYLPKEPRVYKSKKNIQDAHEAIRPSDINITPEKVKASLKPEQYKLYLLIWNRYVGSQMSSCILNTISVEVKNGDYTFRASGSSIKFEGFMKVYDYAPDTEEENTKIPELIEDEILKCCDINPKQHFTQPLARYTEASFVKTMEENGIGRPSTYVPTISTLFSRKYIDREKKNLLPTDLGKIVNDIMEKYFKQIVDIEFTAAMENKLDSVEEGTEPWKEVVDEFFKPLKESIDIAEKEICKITIEDEVSEVPCDKCGKLMVIKHGRFGKFLACPAYPECKNTKAIVEELKAPCPKCGGILVAKRSKKGNRFYGCSSYPECDFISWFEPSEKKCIKCGTFMYKKYSKSKGNYLECSNVECKFKEIIEKQAEE; encoded by the coding sequence ATGGGACAAAATTTAGTTATTGTTGAATCACCAGCAAAGGCAAAAACAATCGGTAAGTATTTAGGAAAAAATTATATAGTAGAGGCATCTATGGGACATGTTAGAGATTTGCCTAAAAGTCAACTAGGAGTGGACATAGAAAATAATTATGACCCTAAATATATTACAATAAGAGGTAAGGGTGAATTATTAGATAAGCTAAGAAAACTTGCAAAAAAAAGCGATAAAGTTTATCTTGCAACAGACCCTGATAGAGAGGGAGAAGCTATTTCATGGCATTTAGCCACAGCACTAAAAATAGACAAAAAAGATAAATGTAGAATAGAGTTTAATGAAATTACTAAAACTGCCGTAAAAAATTCTATAAAGAACTCAAGAACTATAGATGAAGATTTAGTAGATGCTCAACAAGCAAGAAGAGTTCTAGATAGGCTAGTTGGATATGAAATAAGCCCAATTTTATGGAGAAATGTAAAGTGGGGACTTAGTGCAGGTAGGGTTCAATCAGCAGCGCTACATTTGATTTGTGATAGAGAAGCAGAAATTGAAAAGTTTATTCCAAAAGAGTATTGGAGTATAGAATGCAGCATTTTAAAGGAAAAAATAAAATTTCCTATAAAACTTACAGGTTATAATAACAAAAAGATAGAAATAAAAGATGAACAAGAAGCTAATAATATTATTGAAGATATAAAAAGCAATGATTTCAAAGTAGAAAAGATTAAGAAGTCTTTAAAAAATAAAAATCCGCTTCCTCCATTTACAACAAGTACATTGCAACAAGAAGCGTATAAAAAGATAAACTTTGCAACTAAAAAAACTATGTCTGTAGCTCAACAACTTTATGAAGGAGTTGAAATAAAGGGCTATGGTACTATTGGTTTAATTACTTATATGAGGACGGATTCTGTACGTATATCTGAGGAAGCTCAAGGATATGCTATGGAATTTATCGAAAGCACCTATGGTAAAGACTATTTACCAAAAGAGCCTAGAGTTTATAAGAGTAAAAAGAATATACAAGATGCCCATGAAGCTATAAGACCTTCAGATATAAATATTACTCCAGAGAAGGTAAAAGCAAGTCTTAAACCAGAACAATATAAATTGTATTTACTTATATGGAATAGATATGTAGGAAGTCAAATGTCATCTTGTATATTAAATACTATTTCAGTAGAGGTAAAGAATGGAGATTATACTTTTAGAGCTAGTGGATCATCAATTAAATTTGAGGGTTTTATGAAAGTGTATGATTATGCTCCTGATACAGAAGAAGAAAACACAAAAATACCTGAGCTTATTGAAGATGAAATTTTAAAATGTTGTGATATAAATCCTAAACAACATTTCACACAGCCTCTTGCTAGGTATACAGAAGCAAGTTTTGTTAAAACCATGGAGGAAAATGGAATAGGAAGACCTAGTACTTATGTACCAACTATATCTACACTCTTTAGCAGGAAATACATTGATAGAGAGAAAAAGAACTTATTACCAACAGATCTAGGTAAAATAGTAAATGATATTATGGAAAAATATTTTAAACAAATAGTTGACATAGAGTTTACTGCTGCAATGGAAAATAAACTAGATAGTGTAGAAGAAGGAACGGAGCCATGGAAAGAAGTTGTAGATGAGTTTTTTAAACCGTTAAAGGAATCTATAGATATAGCTGAAAAAGAGATATGTAAAATAACAATAGAGGATGAAGTAAGTGAAGTACCTTGCGATAAATGCGGCAAACTAATGGTTATTAAACACGGAAGATTTGGTAAGTTTTTAGCTTGTCCTGCATACCCAGAATGTAAAAACACTAAGGCTATAGTGGAAGAACTAAAAGCTCCATGCCCTAAGTGTGGGGGGATATTAGTTGCTAAAAGAAGCAAAAAAGGTAATAGATTTTATGGGTGCTCTAGTTATCCAGAATGTGATTTTATTAGTTGGTTTGAACCTTCAGAAAAAAAGTGCATTAAATGTGGAACATTTATGTATAAAAAATACAGTAAATCTAAAGGGAATTATTTAGAATGCTCTAATGTAGAGTGCAAGTTTAAAGAAATTATAGAAAAACAAGCTGAAGAATAA